Proteins encoded together in one Bacteroides ovatus window:
- a CDS encoding PAS domain-containing protein, producing the protein MSIEQSKEALLEQLEALKKENEQLRKELSTLRDEKYNDRPVSFKEKYAVRILDSLPDMLTVFNQSEVGIEVVSNEETNHVGISNKDFRGMRMQDMVPPEAYQNIHSNMRHAITTGTVSTAHHELDFNGERHYYENRIFPLDEEYVLIMCRDITERVATQRQLEVFKSVLDKVSDSILAVAGDGTLVYANKQFIEEYGVTQELGTQKVYDLRVSMTDRGAWEKRLQEIRDNDGSFAYRAAYIPYGHTKERVHQVSAFLIRENNQELIWFFTQDITDVIKKRDELRELNLLLDGILNNIPVYLCVKDPEDDFRYLYWNKAFADHSGIPASKAIGHTDYEIFPVHGDAEKFRKDDLELLQTHKRIDMQETYLSANGEARIVQTLKALVPMEGRKPLLIGISWDITNLQNIEQELIRARIKAEQSDRLKSAFLANMSHEIRTPLNAIVGFSQLLPSAETAEEKKLYSDIINQNSDILLQLINDILDLSKIEAGTLEYIKRPMNLGEVCRTIYTVHKERVKEGVTLVFDNEEEDLLMEGDQNRIMQVITNFLTNASKFTYEGEIRFGFGRMDKDIRVYVKDTGIGIEPEKVDHIFERFVKLNSFAQGTGLGLSICRMIIEKIGGEIGVTSELGKGSTFYFTIPYEETGEHGKFFKESKVVSKGNTVNRVQQIKKILVAEDVESNFILLKNLIGREYTLLWAKDGVEAIEMYKQYQPDLILMDVKMPRMDGLEATHIIRSYSKEIPIIALTAYAFEADKELALEMGCNDFVTKPISERTLRKALDKYSTTV; encoded by the coding sequence ATGAGTATCGAACAAAGCAAAGAAGCATTATTAGAACAGTTAGAAGCACTTAAAAAAGAAAACGAGCAGCTTAGAAAAGAACTTTCTACCCTTAGGGATGAGAAATATAACGATCGTCCTGTTAGTTTTAAAGAAAAATATGCTGTTAGAATACTAGACTCTCTTCCCGATATGCTGACTGTCTTCAATCAGAGTGAGGTAGGTATTGAAGTTGTTTCCAATGAGGAAACCAACCATGTAGGAATATCAAACAAGGATTTTAGAGGGATGCGTATGCAGGATATGGTTCCACCGGAAGCATATCAGAATATTCACTCCAATATGCGTCATGCTATCACCACCGGAACTGTTTCAACTGCACATCACGAACTGGATTTTAATGGTGAACGCCATTATTACGAGAACCGTATTTTTCCGTTGGATGAGGAATACGTGCTGATTATGTGTCGTGATATAACGGAACGAGTAGCTACCCAAAGGCAGTTGGAAGTTTTTAAAAGTGTGCTCGATAAGGTGAGTGACAGCATTCTTGCTGTGGCGGGAGATGGAACGCTGGTTTATGCGAATAAGCAATTTATAGAAGAATACGGTGTAACGCAAGAGTTGGGTACACAAAAAGTATATGATTTGCGTGTCTCTATGACCGACAGGGGGGCGTGGGAAAAAAGATTGCAGGAAATTCGTGATAACGATGGTAGCTTTGCTTATCGGGCGGCTTATATACCTTACGGGCATACGAAGGAGAGAGTACATCAGGTATCTGCTTTTCTGATTCGTGAAAATAATCAGGAACTCATTTGGTTCTTTACGCAGGATATTACTGATGTTATCAAGAAACGGGATGAACTCCGCGAACTGAATTTATTGTTGGATGGTATTTTAAATAATATTCCGGTCTATTTGTGTGTGAAGGACCCGGAAGATGATTTTAGATATTTGTATTGGAATAAGGCATTTGCCGATCATTCAGGTATTCCGGCGTCTAAAGCTATCGGGCATACGGATTATGAAATATTTCCGGTGCATGGAGATGCGGAGAAATTCCGTAAAGATGATTTAGAATTACTTCAGACTCATAAGCGCATTGATATGCAGGAAACTTATTTGTCCGCTAATGGAGAAGCGCGTATCGTGCAGACTTTGAAAGCACTTGTACCGATGGAGGGACGTAAACCGTTGCTGATTGGCATTTCATGGGATATTACTAATCTTCAGAATATTGAGCAGGAACTGATTAGGGCAAGGATTAAAGCGGAGCAATCCGACAGATTGAAAAGCGCTTTCCTTGCTAACATGAGCCATGAGATCCGGACTCCGCTGAATGCTATTGTAGGATTCTCCCAGTTATTGCCTTCTGCCGAAACTGCTGAAGAGAAAAAACTCTATTCGGATATAATCAATCAGAATTCGGATATTTTGTTGCAATTGATTAATGATATTCTGGATTTATCGAAGATAGAAGCCGGGACACTGGAATATATCAAACGTCCAATGAATCTGGGAGAGGTCTGCCGAACAATTTATACTGTTCATAAAGAACGTGTGAAAGAAGGGGTAACTCTTGTCTTTGATAATGAGGAGGAGGATTTGCTCATGGAGGGAGATCAGAACCGTATCATGCAGGTGATAACGAATTTCCTGACTAATGCAAGTAAGTTTACCTATGAAGGAGAGATCCGTTTTGGTTTTGGACGAATGGATAAAGATATTCGTGTGTATGTAAAGGATACAGGAATAGGGATAGAACCGGAAAAGGTAGATCATATCTTCGAGCGTTTTGTCAAACTGAACTCTTTTGCCCAAGGGACAGGATTAGGTCTGTCTATCTGTCGGATGATTATCGAAAAAATCGGTGGAGAAATAGGGGTGACTTCCGAACTGGGTAAAGGCTCCACATTCTATTTCACGATCCCTTATGAAGAAACCGGAGAGCATGGTAAATTCTTTAAAGAGTCGAAAGTGGTATCTAAAGGAAATACAGTCAATCGTGTACAACAGATTAAGAAGATTCTGGTAGCAGAAGATGTGGAGAGCAATTTTATCTTGCTGAAGAATCTGATTGGCAGGGAATATACATTGCTTTGGGCTAAAGACGGAGTGGAAGCTATCGAAATGTATAAGCAGTACCAACCGGACTTAATCCTGATGGATGTAAAAATGCCGCGTATGGATGGACTGGAAGCAACCCATATTATCCGCTCTTATTCTAAAGAAATTCCAATCATTGCTTTGACGGCTTATGCTTTTGAGGCGGATAAAGAATTGGCATTGGAGATGGGTTGTAATGACTTTGTGACCAAACCGATTTCGGAAAGAACATTGAGAAAGGCTTTAGATAAATATTCGACTACTGTTTAA
- the bioD gene encoding dethiobiotin synthase has translation MKQNVYFVSGIDTDAGKSYATGFLAREWNKNGHRTITQKFIQTGNVGHSEDIDLHRQIMGIPFTKEDQEGLTMPEIFSYPASPHLASQLDNRPIDFDKIKRATEELSERYDSVLLEGAGGLMVPLTTELLTIDYIVQEKYPLIFVTSGKLGSINHTLLSLEAIQKRGIVLDTVLYNLYPTVEDKTIQNDTMEFIRTWLKKYFPETKFILVPEIKKNL, from the coding sequence ATGAAACAGAATGTATATTTCGTAAGCGGTATCGACACTGATGCCGGAAAAAGCTATGCCACCGGCTTTCTAGCTCGTGAATGGAACAAGAACGGGCATCGCACCATCACCCAGAAATTTATTCAAACGGGAAATGTAGGTCATTCCGAAGATATTGACCTACATCGGCAAATCATGGGAATCCCTTTCACCAAAGAAGACCAAGAGGGACTAACCATGCCGGAGATTTTCTCTTATCCCGCCTCTCCGCATCTTGCTTCCCAGCTGGATAACCGCCCCATCGACTTTGATAAAATAAAACGTGCGACCGAAGAATTGAGTGAACGGTATGACTCTGTTTTACTTGAAGGAGCAGGCGGCCTTATGGTTCCCCTGACAACTGAACTTTTAACCATTGACTACATCGTCCAAGAAAAATATCCGCTTATCTTTGTTACTTCGGGCAAACTGGGGAGTATCAATCATACCCTGCTTAGTCTCGAAGCAATACAAAAACGCGGCATTGTACTAGATACCGTATTATATAATTTATATCCTACCGTAGAAGACAAGACGATTCAGAATGATACAATGGAATTTATCCGGACCTGGCTGAAAAAGTATTTTCCGGAAACGAAGTTTATACTGGTTCCGGAAATAAAAAAGAATCTATAG
- a CDS encoding biotin/lipoyl-containing protein, producing MGTTLATYYAKLQDMPDSEYKVEILEDGPIKKIAVNGKIYEVDYNMGGDSIHSIIIDHHSHGVQISPSSNNSYTIMNKGELYQIELQGEMEKIHNARTAAESVGRQVVQAPMPGVILKTYVKKGDLVKRGDPLCVLVAMKMENEIRSVTDGVVKEVFVEDGMKVGLNDRIMVIE from the coding sequence ATGGGTACAACATTAGCTACATATTACGCCAAGCTCCAGGATATGCCGGACAGTGAATATAAGGTGGAGATTCTGGAGGACGGACCAATCAAGAAGATTGCAGTCAATGGTAAGATATATGAGGTCGATTATAACATGGGTGGCGACTCTATCCATTCGATCATCATCGATCACCACTCGCATGGAGTGCAGATTTCTCCTTCTTCCAATAATTCATATACGATTATGAATAAAGGGGAGCTTTATCAGATTGAATTGCAGGGAGAAATGGAGAAGATACATAATGCCCGCACTGCTGCTGAATCCGTAGGGCGTCAGGTGGTACAGGCACCGATGCCGGGAGTTATCCTGAAGACGTATGTAAAGAAAGGAGATCTCGTGAAGCGGGGTGATCCGCTTTGTGTATTGGTGGCGATGAAAATGGAGAATGAGATACGTTCGGTGACGGATGGAGTTGTGAAAGAAGTATTCGTGGAAGATGGCATGAAGGTGGGATTGAACGACCGGATTATGGTAATTGAGTAA
- the accC gene encoding acetyl-CoA carboxylase biotin carboxylase subunit, with product MIKKILVANRGEIAMRIFRTCRVMNISTVAVYTHVDRGALHVRYAEEAYCISESPEDTSYLKPELILSIAKKTGAAIHPGYGFLSENADFARRCEEEGVIFIGPSADIISKMGIKTEARKIMREAGLPIVPGTETPVQGIDEVKKVANEVGYPIMLKALAGGGGKGMRLVRTEEEVETALRLSQSEAGTSFGNDAVYIEKYIENPHHIEVQIMGDKYGNVVHLYERECSIQRRNQKVIEESPSPFVKEETRKKMLKVAVEACKKIGYYSAGTLEFMMDKDQNFYFLEMNTRLQVEHPVTEECTGVDLVRDMITVAAGNPLPYKQDDIEFSGAAIECRIYAEDPENNFMPSPGVITVREAPEGRNLRLDSAAYAGFEVSLHYDPMIAKLCCWGRTRASAISNMARALREYKILGIKTTIPFHQRVLKNAAFLKGEYDTTFIDTRFDKEDLKRRQNTDPTVAVIAAAVRHYEREKEAASRATTLPVVGESLWKYYGKLQMTANNY from the coding sequence ATGATAAAAAAAATATTAGTAGCCAACCGGGGTGAGATAGCGATGCGCATCTTTCGGACTTGTCGGGTGATGAATATCTCGACAGTGGCTGTTTATACCCATGTAGACCGCGGAGCTTTGCACGTGCGTTATGCGGAAGAAGCCTATTGCATCTCCGAATCGCCCGAAGATACCTCCTACCTAAAGCCGGAATTGATATTGTCCATTGCCAAAAAGACCGGAGCCGCTATTCATCCGGGATATGGTTTCCTGTCGGAGAATGCGGATTTTGCCCGCCGTTGCGAAGAAGAGGGAGTGATTTTTATCGGACCGAGTGCGGATATTATTTCCAAAATGGGAATCAAGACGGAGGCCCGTAAGATTATGCGGGAAGCAGGATTGCCTATTGTGCCCGGAACCGAAACACCGGTACAGGGCATTGATGAAGTGAAGAAGGTAGCTAATGAAGTTGGCTATCCCATTATGCTGAAAGCACTTGCGGGAGGTGGAGGAAAAGGTATGCGTCTGGTACGTACGGAAGAAGAGGTGGAAACTGCTCTCCGTTTGTCGCAATCCGAAGCAGGGACATCCTTTGGCAATGATGCGGTTTATATTGAAAAATATATTGAGAATCCGCATCATATCGAAGTTCAGATCATGGGAGATAAGTATGGAAATGTCGTTCATCTGTATGAACGTGAATGTTCCATTCAGCGTCGTAACCAAAAGGTGATAGAAGAAAGTCCTTCTCCTTTTGTGAAAGAGGAGACGAGAAAGAAGATGTTGAAGGTAGCCGTGGAAGCCTGTAAAAAAATAGGTTATTACAGTGCCGGGACATTGGAGTTTATGATGGATAAGGACCAGAACTTCTATTTTCTCGAGATGAATACCCGTTTGCAGGTAGAGCATCCTGTGACGGAGGAGTGCACAGGCGTTGACTTGGTACGGGATATGATAACTGTTGCTGCCGGAAATCCATTACCTTACAAACAGGATGATATTGAGTTTAGCGGAGCAGCGATCGAATGTCGTATTTACGCCGAAGATCCGGAGAATAACTTCATGCCCTCTCCCGGTGTGATTACTGTCCGTGAAGCTCCCGAGGGACGTAACCTGCGTCTTGACAGTGCCGCTTATGCCGGATTTGAAGTCTCTCTGCATTATGACCCGATGATTGCCAAGCTATGTTGTTGGGGGCGTACCCGTGCATCGGCCATTTCCAATATGGCACGTGCTTTGCGCGAGTATAAGATTCTGGGAATTAAGACAACGATTCCTTTCCATCAACGTGTATTGAAGAACGCAGCTTTCCTGAAAGGTGAATATGACACGACGTTTATTGATACACGCTTCGATAAGGAAGACCTGAAACGTCGTCAGAATACAGATCCGACAGTGGCTGTCATTGCTGCCGCAGTGCGACATTACGAGCGTGAGAAAGAAGCGGCTTCCCGTGCAACAACACTCCCGGTAGTAGGAGAATCACTCTGGAAGTATTATGGTAAATTGCAGATGACTGCTAATAATTATTGA
- a CDS encoding acyl-CoA carboxylase subunit beta, whose translation MKELISNLEVLNRKAEKGGGDARIEKQHSVGKLTARERIDLLLEKGSFIELDKLVTHRCTDFGMEKQKFAGDGVVTGYGMIGKRLVYVFAQDFTVFGGALSETHAKKICKVMDMAMQMGAPIIGLNDSGGARIQEGVRSLAGYAEIFLRNSMASGVIPQISAIMGPCAGGAVYSPALTDFILMVKNSGYMFITGPDVVRSVTQEEVTKEELGGVGVHMTKSGVAHLSAENDIECINYIRELISYLPGNNMEEPPFVATSDSPTRLTPELADLIPSNPNQPYNIKEMIEAVADDNSFFELQAEYAANIVTGYIRLNGKTVGVVANQPLVLAGTLDINASIKAARFVRFCDAFNIPLLTLVDVPGFLPGIDQEYGGIIRNGAKLLYAYCEATVPKVTVITRKAYGGAYDVMSSKHIRGDVNLAFPTAEIAVMGPDGAVNILFRKEIDKAEKPEEKRKELQDDYRGKFANPYRAAELGYVDEVIDPAVTRLRLIRSFEMLANKRQSNPPKKHSNLPL comes from the coding sequence ATGAAAGAGCTTATTAGCAACCTGGAAGTACTGAACAGGAAAGCAGAAAAAGGCGGCGGAGACGCTCGCATTGAAAAACAACATTCTGTGGGCAAGCTGACCGCCCGTGAACGCATCGATTTATTATTGGAGAAAGGTTCGTTTATCGAACTGGATAAGTTGGTAACCCATCGGTGTACCGATTTCGGTATGGAAAAGCAGAAATTCGCCGGAGACGGGGTGGTGACGGGATATGGTATGATTGGCAAGCGCCTGGTTTATGTATTCGCACAGGATTTCACCGTATTTGGAGGAGCTCTTTCGGAAACGCACGCTAAGAAAATTTGTAAAGTGATGGACATGGCCATGCAGATGGGAGCACCCATCATCGGATTGAATGACTCGGGAGGTGCACGAATTCAGGAAGGAGTACGTTCTTTGGCCGGATATGCCGAGATATTCCTGCGCAATTCTATGGCATCCGGAGTGATTCCGCAGATTAGCGCAATCATGGGACCTTGTGCCGGTGGTGCTGTTTATTCTCCTGCATTGACCGATTTTATTTTGATGGTGAAAAACTCCGGTTATATGTTTATTACAGGACCGGATGTGGTGAGAAGCGTGACACAGGAAGAAGTGACAAAAGAAGAACTCGGTGGAGTAGGCGTGCACATGACAAAGTCCGGTGTAGCCCATCTTTCTGCGGAAAACGATATTGAGTGCATCAATTATATTCGTGAATTGATCTCCTATCTGCCGGGGAATAATATGGAAGAGCCTCCGTTTGTAGCGACCAGCGATTCGCCGACTCGCCTGACTCCGGAACTGGCAGATTTGATTCCGTCCAATCCGAATCAGCCGTATAATATAAAAGAGATGATAGAAGCGGTGGCTGATGATAATAGTTTCTTCGAGCTTCAGGCAGAATATGCTGCGAATATTGTGACGGGATATATCCGCCTGAATGGAAAAACGGTGGGAGTGGTGGCTAATCAGCCATTGGTGCTTGCTGGTACACTGGATATCAATGCGTCTATCAAAGCCGCCCGTTTTGTCCGCTTCTGTGATGCTTTCAATATCCCTTTACTGACACTGGTAGATGTTCCGGGATTCCTTCCGGGAATCGATCAGGAATATGGCGGAATTATCCGTAACGGGGCAAAATTACTTTATGCTTATTGTGAGGCTACGGTGCCGAAAGTGACGGTTATTACCCGCAAAGCATACGGTGGTGCTTACGATGTGATGAGTTCCAAGCATATCCGTGGAGATGTAAATCTTGCTTTCCCTACCGCCGAAATCGCGGTGATGGGACCGGATGGAGCTGTGAATATCCTTTTCCGTAAGGAAATAGATAAAGCCGAGAAACCCGAAGAGAAACGGAAAGAACTTCAGGATGATTATCGCGGAAAGTTTGCCAATCCTTACCGGGCGGCGGAACTGGGATATGTGGATGAAGTAATCGATCCGGCAGTAACCCGTTTGCGGTTGATTCGAAGTTTCGAGATGCTTGCCAACAAACGGCAGTCGAATCCTCCTAAGAAACATTCTAATCTACCGCTGTAA